From Rhodopseudomonas palustris:
CGGCATCCTCAACGGCACCTGCAATTACATCCTGACCCGGATGGAGCAGGAGGGGCTGTCGTTCGACGAGTGCCTGAAGGACGCGCAGCGGCTCGGCTATGCCGAGGCCAACCCGGCGTTCGACGTCGACGGCCACGACACCGCGCAGAAGCTGTCGATTCTCGCCAGTCTCGCCTTCGGCACCAAGGTCGCGCAGGGCGCGGTTCATGTCGAAGGCATCACCTCGATCACGCCTGAGGATCTGCGCGCCGCCGCCGACCTCGGCTACCGCCTCAAGCTGCTCGGCGTCGCGGTGCGCACGCCGCAGGGCATCGAACAGCGCGTGCATCCGACCATGGTGCCGAAGTCCTCGTCGATCGCGCAGGTGATGGGCGTCACCAATGCGGTGACGATCGACGGCGACGGCATTCCGCCGATCACGCTGGTCGGCGCCGGCGCCGGCGCGGCTGCGACCGCGTCCGCCGTGGTCGCCGATATCGCCGACGTCGCGCGAGGCATCCTTACCGCGCCGTTCGGCCGCCCGGTGGGCAAGCTCAAAGCGATCACCAAGGCGCCGATGCAGCGCCACGAGGGCGGCTATTATCTGCGGCTGATGGCGCGCGACCACGCCGGCACCGCGGCGACGATTGCGACCAGGCTCGCCGAGCAGGACATCTCGATCGAATCGATCGTGCAGCGCCAGCCCGAGCGGGCCACCGATGCGAACGGCAAGCCGGTGAAGTCCGCGCCGGTGCCGGTGATCCTGATCACTTACGCCACCAGCGAGGACGCCGTGCGGCGCGCGCTGCAGGCGGTGCAGCGCGACAAGGTGATCAGCGGCCGGCCGCAGGTCATCCGGATCGAGAAAAACTAGAAGACGCCAGAGACAATTACGCCCGCGCCGCTGGGGTGCGGGCAGAGTTTGAGGAGAGGGCCGATGTCCACCACCATTTCCGTTCCGCCGCAATTATTGCTGGAGCGCATCCTGACGCTCGAGATCGTGCGCGTGACGGAGCGAGCGGCGGTGTCGGCTGCGCGGCTGCGCGGCCACGGCAACGAGAAGGGCGCCGACCAGGCCGCGGTGGACGCGATGCGCCGCGAGCTCAACAAGATGCCGATCGAAGGCACCGTGGTGATCGGCGAGGGCGAGCGCGACGAGGCGCCGATGCTGTTCATCGGCGAGAAGGTCGGCGCCGGCATCGACGGCGGCCCCAAGGTCGACATCGCGGTCGACCCGCTCGAAGGCACCACGCTGTGCGCCAAGAACATGCCGGGCTCGATCGCCACCATGGCGATGGCCGAAGGCGGCACACTGCTGCACGCGCCCGACGTCTACATGCAGAAGATCGCGATCGGCCCCGGCTACGACAAGAACGTGATCGACATCGATGCTCCGCCCGAAGACAACATCCGCCGCCTGGCGAATGCCAAGGACGTGTCGGTGCACGACATCACCGTGCTGGTGCTCGACCGGCCCCGCCATGCCGAGCTGATCGCCAAGATCCGCGCCACCGGCGCCGGCGTGCAACTGATCACCGACGGCGACGTCGCCGGCGTGATCCACTGCGCCGACCCGGAGAACACCGGCGTCGACATCTACATGGGCACCGGCGGCGCGCCGGAAGGCGTGCTGGCCGCGGCGGCGCTGCGCTGCATCGGCGGCCAGATGCAGTGCCGGCTGCTGCTCGACACCTATTCGAAGCGCAACCGCGCCGAGTCGATGGGCATCGAGGACCCGAACTTCGTCTATCAGATCGAGGACATGGTGAAGGGCGACTGCCTGTTCGCCGCGACCGGCGTCACCGACGGCTCGCTGCTCTCCGGCGTCAAGTTCCGCAAGCATGTGATCCAGACCGAAACCGTGGTGATGCGCTCGGTGACCGGCACCGTCCGCTACATCAAGGCCGATCACCGCCAGTTCGAGAAATTCCACCTCGATTAAGGAGAGCCGGCCATGGCCGTCGAGATTCGTCCTGTCGGCCCCGACGAGCGCGCCGCATGGGAGCCGCTGTGGGCCGGCTATCTCGAATTCTACAAGGCGACGATCGCGCCCGGCACCAGTGACGTCACCTGGGCGCGGTTTCACGATCCCGCCGAGCCGATGTATCTGCTCGGCGCCTATGTCGACGGCAAGCTCACCGGCATCGTCCAGTTCCTGTATCACCGCTCGTGCTGGACGGCGGGCGATTACTGTTACCTGCAGGACCTGTTCGTCGCCGACAGCGCGCGCGGGCTCGGCCTCGGCCGCAAACTGATCGAGGCGGTGTACGCGCGCGCCGAGGCCGACGGCTGCAGCCGGGTGCACTGGCTCACGCAGACCGGCAACGCCACCGCGCGCCTCTTGTACGACCGCATCGCCGACGATTCCGGCTTCATGCAATATCGGAAGGTTTTCTAGTTCGTCATTCCGGGGCGCACGCAGCGAAGCTGCGGGCGAACCCGGAATCTGAGACCGGCATTGGCCTTCGAGATTCCGGGTTCGCGCGTTT
This genomic window contains:
- a CDS encoding homoserine dehydrogenase, whose amino-acid sequence is MVAPLRVGIAGLGTVGAEVVRVIEQQQRTLAARCGRTVRVVAVTARSKAKKRGIDLSGIKWAKSPLAIATDPEVDCFVELIGGVDEPAGPAIEAALAAGKSVVTANKALIAKHGLKLAALAEKHGVALNYEAAVGAAIPVIKTLREGLAGTDIHRIYGILNGTCNYILTRMEQEGLSFDECLKDAQRLGYAEANPAFDVDGHDTAQKLSILASLAFGTKVAQGAVHVEGITSITPEDLRAAADLGYRLKLLGVAVRTPQGIEQRVHPTMVPKSSSIAQVMGVTNAVTIDGDGIPPITLVGAGAGAAATASAVVADIADVARGILTAPFGRPVGKLKAITKAPMQRHEGGYYLRLMARDHAGTAATIATRLAEQDISIESIVQRQPERATDANGKPVKSAPVPVILITYATSEDAVRRALQAVQRDKVISGRPQVIRIEKN
- the glpX gene encoding class II fructose-bisphosphatase, which gives rise to MSTTISVPPQLLLERILTLEIVRVTERAAVSAARLRGHGNEKGADQAAVDAMRRELNKMPIEGTVVIGEGERDEAPMLFIGEKVGAGIDGGPKVDIAVDPLEGTTLCAKNMPGSIATMAMAEGGTLLHAPDVYMQKIAIGPGYDKNVIDIDAPPEDNIRRLANAKDVSVHDITVLVLDRPRHAELIAKIRATGAGVQLITDGDVAGVIHCADPENTGVDIYMGTGGAPEGVLAAAALRCIGGQMQCRLLLDTYSKRNRAESMGIEDPNFVYQIEDMVKGDCLFAATGVTDGSLLSGVKFRKHVIQTETVVMRSVTGTVRYIKADHRQFEKFHLD
- a CDS encoding GNAT family N-acetyltransferase; translated protein: MAVEIRPVGPDERAAWEPLWAGYLEFYKATIAPGTSDVTWARFHDPAEPMYLLGAYVDGKLTGIVQFLYHRSCWTAGDYCYLQDLFVADSARGLGLGRKLIEAVYARAEADGCSRVHWLTQTGNATARLLYDRIADDSGFMQYRKVF